The region CACGCACCTGGGCGCCGAGGTGCTCGAGACCAAGCTCCCAGACATCACCGAGTTCGCCCGCACCTACCTCGGCGTCGACCCGGTGGTCGAGCCTGTGCCGGTCATGCCGACCGCGCACTACGCGATGGGCGGCATCCCGACCAACAACAACGCCGAGGTGCTGAGCGACAACACCACCGTCGTCCCCGGCCTCTACGCCGCGGGCGAGTGCGCCTGCGTCTCGGTGCACGGCTCCAACCGTCTCGGCACGAACTCGCTGCTCGACATCAACGTGTTCGGCAAGCGCGCCGGCCGCAACGCGGTGGAGTACGTCAAGACCGCCGAGTTCGTGCCGATGCCCGAGGATCCCGCCGCCGAGGTGCGCGGGCTGATCGAGGGCCTCCGCAACAACCAGGGCACCGAGCGCATCGCCGTGCTCCGCAAGAAGCTGCAGGACGAGATGGACCGCAAGGCCCAGGTCTTCCGCACCGACGAGTCGCTGACTGAGGTGCTCGGCACGATCGAAGAGCTGCGCGAGCGCTTCAAGAACGTGCACGTCGACGACAAGGGCAAGCGGTTCAACACCGACCTGCTCGAGGCGGTCGAACTGGGCTTCCTCCTCGACATCGCCGAGGTCGTCGTCGTCACCGCACGCAACCGCAAGGAGAGCCGCGGCGGACACATGCGCGACGACTTCCCCACGCGCGACGACGAGCAGTACATGCAGCACACGATGGCGTACCTGTCGGGGGATGCCGGCTCCTCGAACTCCGAGGACCACATCCGCCTCGACTGGAAGCCCGTCGTCTTCACGAAGAACGAGGCGGGCGAATTGCGCTACCCGCCGCTGGAGAGGAAGTACTGATGGCGACCCTCGTCGCAGTTGACGCACCGGCCGAGGTCGACCAGACCCCGGCCGCCGAGAACGCGAACGACACCGGCATCCAGTCGTTCCTCGTCACCTTCATCATCCGCCGGTTCGACCCGGAGGTCGACGAGGAGCCGCGCTGGGTGGACTACGACGTCGAGCTGTACTCGACCGACCGCGTGCTCGACGCCCTCCACAAGATCAAGTGGGAGGTCGACGGCTCGCTCACCTTCCGCCGGTCGTGCGCGCACGGCATCTGCGGCTCCGACGCGATGCGCATCAACGGGCGCAACCGCCTCGCCTGCAAGACCCTCATCAAGGACCTCGACATCTCGCAGCCGATCTATGTCGAGGCGATCAAGGGTCTGCCGCTCGAGAAGGACCTCGTCGTCGACATGGAGCCGTTCTTCGCGTCGTTCCGCGAGGTGCAGCCGTTCCTGATCTCGAACTCCACGCCTGAGAAGGGCAAGGAGCGCGTGCAGTCGATCGTCGACCGCGAGGTGTTCGACGACACCACCAAGTGCATCCTGTGCGCCGCCTGCACCTCGTCGTGCCCCGTGTTCTGGACGGACGGCCAGTACTTCGGACCGGCAGCGATCGTGAACGCCCACCGCTTCATCTTCGACTCGCGCGACGATGCGGCCGATGTGCGCCTCGACATCCTCAACGACAAAGAGGGCGTGTGGCGCTGCCGCACCACCTTCAACTGCTCGGAGGCGTGCCCCCGCGGCATCGAGGTGACCAAGGCGATCGCCGAGGTCAAGCAGGCAGTGCTGCGCGGACGCCCGTAGCCGTCGGATGACACGACCCCTGCGCGACGACGCGCCCACCGCACCCGGCTCCATCCCCCGCGTCCGCGCTGCGGTGACCGCGGCCTACGCCGCGCAGGGACTCGGCTACGCCGTCATCGTGACGTCGCTGCCGGCGCTCAAGGAGCGCCAGGGCGTCGACGACACGATCGTCACGATCATCGTGCTCGGCGTCGCGATCGCCGCCGCGGCGGGCTCCGTCCTCGCGAACACGCTGGCGGTGCGCTTCGGCAGCCGGGTCGCACTCGTCGCAGGTCTGGCGCTGCAGGGCATCGCCCTTCCCCTCATCGCGCTGCCGACACCGTTCGCGCTCTTCATCGCGGCCTTCGCGCTGTTCGGCGTCGGCCTCGGCTGCGTCGACGCCGCGGTCGCGATGCAGGGCGTCGCCGTGCAGCGCCTGTGGGGCAAGCCGCTCCTGGGCGGGTTCTTCGCCGCACTCACCGCCGCGGCCATCGCCGGGGCGCTCCTCGTGTCGGCAGTCACGCTGACCGCCACGGCCGCGGGGATCGCGCTGGCAACGGCCGGGGTGATCGCGCTCGGCGTCGCCGGCGTCGGCATCCGTCTCTTCGCACGCGATCCGCTCGTCGACCCGACAGTGGAGGCATCGCCGCGCGGACCGCTCCCCCGCGCCGGCATCTGGGCCTTCGGGTTCGTGATCCTCGCCGTGTTCGTGGCGGACTCGGCGGTGAGCACGTGGAGCACGGTGTACCTCCACGACGACCTCGGCGCGCTCGCGTGGGTCGCACCGCTCGGCTACGCCGCCTACCAGGCGGCGGTGCTGCTGACCCGGCTCGCGACCGACCGCCTGCAGGTCGCGCTCGGGCGCGCGCGGCTGGTCGCGATCGCGGCGGTGATCTCGGCAGTCGGATGCGCCGTGGTCGCACTCCTCCCCGCTCCGGCCGCCGCCGTCGTCGGGTTCGCCCTCGCCGGCATCGCGACGGGCGTGCTGGTGCCGGTCACCTTCGGCGCCTCCGGCGACCTCGAGCCGGCGCGCAGCGACCAGGTGATCGCACGCGTCAACCTCTTCAACTACGCCGGCGCCATCCTCGGCGCGGTCGTGGTGGGGGTCCTCGCCGACGGTCCGGGCATCGGCCCCGCGTTCCTCCTGCCGGCCGTCGCGCTGCTGGCGGTGCTGTTCGTGGTGCCGCGGTTCCGCGTCACCGTCGCGTCGTCGGCGAAGGCGGCATCCGAGGCTCGCTAGTCTGGCTCCGTGAGCCGCACCGACCACCGAGACGCCCGCGTGTCGGCCGACGCCGCCCAGCGCGAAGAGGAGTCGCTGCGCGCCCGGTGGGAGGCCACCCAGGAATCGCTGCGCGAACGCTTCGACGAGCCGATCAGCCGCGCCACGCGCCTCACCCAGAAGACGCTCGCCTGGTTCCCCGTGCGCGTGTGGCGGCGGTTCCTGCAGCGCAACGGCTTCCTCCTCGCTGCCGGGGTGAGCTACCAGGCGCTGTTCGCCACGTTCGCCGCGATCTACGTGGCCTTCGCGATCGCCGGGCTGTGGCTCGGCGGCAGCGAGGAGGCGATCACCGGGCTCATCAACCTGATCAACAGCTACATCCCGGGCCTCATCGCCGCCGAAGGCGGGCTGTTCACGCCCGACCAGGTCACCGAGATCGCGACCTCGAGCGCGGGGGTGCTCGGGATCACGGGTGCGATCGCGCTCGGGACGCTCATCTGGACCGCCATCGGGTTCGTGACGTTCGCGCGCCGCGCGGTGCGCGACATCTTCGGCCTGCCGCCCGACCTGCGCAGCTACGTGTACCTGAAGGCCCGCGACTTCCTCGGCGCGATCTTCTTCGCCCTCGCCCTCGTGCTGGGTTTCGCCGCAACCTCGATCGGCACGTGGGCCCTCCACTTCATCTTCGGCCTGTTCGGCTGGAACGACGCCTCAGGCTGGTACGTCGGCGCGACCCGGGTGGGCACCATCGTGATCTCGCTGGCGATCTTCTCGGCTGCGCTCGGCGGGCTCATCCGCTTCCTGACCGGCACGAAGCTCCCCTGGCGACGCATCGTGCCGGGCGCGGTGCTCGGCGGTGCGGCGATCACCGTGCTGCAGCTGTTCACCGGCTGGCTGTTCGTCTACACGCCGACCAACGCCCTCCTCGCGACCTTCGCCATCTTCGTGGGGCTGCTGCTGTGGTTCCGCATCATCGGCATCATCATGCTCGTCGCCGCCGCGTGGGTGGCGGTCAGCGCCGACGACGAGGACATCCCGCTCCTGCCGCAGACCGAAGCCGAGCGACTGGCCGCCGAGCACGCGGCGCTGCTCGTCGCCGCCCAGGTGCGACTGCGCACCGCGCAGGAGGCGGCGACCAGTGCGCCGTGGCACCGGCAGTGGATGGCCGCACGCGCGGTGCGCGAGGCGGCGGCGGAGCTCTCCGAGGTCGAGGCCGCGACGCCCCCCGACCGGCCGAAGGGCTCGTCGCTGTTCGAGTGAGGCGGCGGCGGCGGTCGGCGCCGCGGCGGCCGGGCGCTCCGGTGTCGGCAGTCGCACGCTCCGGTGTCGGCGGTCGCACGCTCCGGTGTCCGCGGCCGGGCGCTCCGGTGTCCGCGGCCGGGCGCTCCGGTGTCGGCGGTCACACGCTCCGTGTCGGCGGTCGCAACTAGGCTGGCCGTCGTGTCTCGCAGCATCCGCATCGCCTCTGTCAACGTCAACGGCATCCGCGCCGCCGTCCGCAAGGGCATGATCGAGTGGCTCGATCATGCCGACGTCGACATCATGGCCTTGCAGGAGGTGCGAGCGACGCTCGACGAGCTGCGGATCGCGCTGCCCGGGTGGGAGATCGTCAACGACGAAGCCCTCGCCAAGGGCCGCGCCGGCGTCGCTATCGCGAGCCGGACGCCTGCCACCGCGGTGCGCCGCGTGATCGGGCCCGAGCCGGGCGACGACGTCGACCGCACCGAGTGGGCGGGGCGCTGGATCGAAGCCGACTTCGAGGTCGACGGCGAACGGGTCACTGTCGTGAGCGCGTACGTGCACACCGGCGAAGCGGCGACGCCGCGCCAGGATGCCAAGTGGGCGTTCCTCGACGCGCTCGAGGCGCGCCTCCCGGTGCTCGCCGCCGACGGGGCGCTGGCGCTGGTGATGGGCGACCTCAACGTCGGGCACCGCGAGCTCGACATCCGCAATTGGAAGGGCAACGTCAAGAAGTCCGGATTCCTCCCGCGCGAGCGGGCGTACTTCGACCGCTACTTCGGCGATGCGGGCACCGATGTCGTGGGCGTCGACGGCTCGTCGGGCCCCGGACTCGGGTGGGTCGACATCGGCCGCCGCTTCCACGGCGACGTCGACGGGCCGTACACCTGGTGGTCGATGCGCGGGCGCGCGTTCGACAACGACACCGGCTGGCGCATCGACTACCACCTCGCCTCGCCCGCGCTGGCCGCGCGCGTGACCGACTACTCCGTGCTGCGGGCCCCCTCGTGGGACACCCGGTGGAGCGACCACGCCCCCGTGATCGCCGACTACACGATCGGCGACTGACTCGGTCATCGACCGTCGTGGCGGCTGTCGCGACGAGACCGGGCGGGCGCGGCATCCGTCACCTCTAGAATCGATCGGGTGACCAGACCCCGCCTGTACTCCGGAATGCAGCCTTCCGCCGACTCCCTCCAGATCGGCAACTACATCGGGGCGCTCATGCAGTGGCGCGATCTGCAGCAGGCGTACGAGGCGTTCTTCTCCGTCGTCGACCTGCACGCGATCACCGTCGCACAGGACCCGGAGCACCTGCGCGAGAAGACCCGCCGCACTGCCGCGCAGTACATCGCCGCCGGCATCGAGCCGTCGAAGTCGACGCTGTACGTGCAGTCGCACGTTCCGGCTCACGCCGAGCTCGCATGGATCCTCTCGACCATCACCGGCTTCGGCGAGGCGGGGCGCATGACTCAGTTCAAAGACAAGTCGTCGCGCTACGGCGCGGAGTCGACGTCGGTGGGCCTGTTCACCTACCCCGTGCTCATGGCTGCCGACATCCTGCTC is a window of Microbacterium terrae DNA encoding:
- a CDS encoding YihY/virulence factor BrkB family protein, producing MSRTDHRDARVSADAAQREEESLRARWEATQESLRERFDEPISRATRLTQKTLAWFPVRVWRRFLQRNGFLLAAGVSYQALFATFAAIYVAFAIAGLWLGGSEEAITGLINLINSYIPGLIAAEGGLFTPDQVTEIATSSAGVLGITGAIALGTLIWTAIGFVTFARRAVRDIFGLPPDLRSYVYLKARDFLGAIFFALALVLGFAATSIGTWALHFIFGLFGWNDASGWYVGATRVGTIVISLAIFSAALGGLIRFLTGTKLPWRRIVPGAVLGGAAITVLQLFTGWLFVYTPTNALLATFAIFVGLLLWFRIIGIIMLVAAAWVAVSADDEDIPLLPQTEAERLAAEHAALLVAAQVRLRTAQEAATSAPWHRQWMAARAVREAAAELSEVEAATPPDRPKGSSLFE
- a CDS encoding succinate dehydrogenase iron-sulfur subunit: MATLVAVDAPAEVDQTPAAENANDTGIQSFLVTFIIRRFDPEVDEEPRWVDYDVELYSTDRVLDALHKIKWEVDGSLTFRRSCAHGICGSDAMRINGRNRLACKTLIKDLDISQPIYVEAIKGLPLEKDLVVDMEPFFASFREVQPFLISNSTPEKGKERVQSIVDREVFDDTTKCILCAACTSSCPVFWTDGQYFGPAAIVNAHRFIFDSRDDAADVRLDILNDKEGVWRCRTTFNCSEACPRGIEVTKAIAEVKQAVLRGRP
- a CDS encoding exodeoxyribonuclease III, encoding MSRSIRIASVNVNGIRAAVRKGMIEWLDHADVDIMALQEVRATLDELRIALPGWEIVNDEALAKGRAGVAIASRTPATAVRRVIGPEPGDDVDRTEWAGRWIEADFEVDGERVTVVSAYVHTGEAATPRQDAKWAFLDALEARLPVLAADGALALVMGDLNVGHRELDIRNWKGNVKKSGFLPRERAYFDRYFGDAGTDVVGVDGSSGPGLGWVDIGRRFHGDVDGPYTWWSMRGRAFDNDTGWRIDYHLASPALAARVTDYSVLRAPSWDTRWSDHAPVIADYTIGD
- a CDS encoding MFS transporter, whose product is MTRPLRDDAPTAPGSIPRVRAAVTAAYAAQGLGYAVIVTSLPALKERQGVDDTIVTIIVLGVAIAAAAGSVLANTLAVRFGSRVALVAGLALQGIALPLIALPTPFALFIAAFALFGVGLGCVDAAVAMQGVAVQRLWGKPLLGGFFAALTAAAIAGALLVSAVTLTATAAGIALATAGVIALGVAGVGIRLFARDPLVDPTVEASPRGPLPRAGIWAFGFVILAVFVADSAVSTWSTVYLHDDLGALAWVAPLGYAAYQAAVLLTRLATDRLQVALGRARLVAIAAVISAVGCAVVALLPAPAAAVVGFALAGIATGVLVPVTFGASGDLEPARSDQVIARVNLFNYAGAILGAVVVGVLADGPGIGPAFLLPAVALLAVLFVVPRFRVTVASSAKAASEAR